The Flavobacterium psychrophilum genome includes a region encoding these proteins:
- a CDS encoding adenine phosphoribosyltransferase → MTLNQYIRDIQDFPKEGILFKDITPLLANPKAVKECMALLLNNLKDRKIDTVVGVESRGFFFATLLAYELFAGFVPVRKPKKLPYKTISASYELEYGTDTLEVHSDAIKPGDRVLIHDDVLATGGTAKAVCELVERLGGEIVQCNFLMELSFLNGREKLGNREVYAPLVY, encoded by the coding sequence ATGACATTGAATCAGTATATACGTGACATTCAGGATTTTCCAAAAGAAGGAATTTTGTTTAAAGATATCACACCTCTGCTTGCAAACCCAAAAGCAGTTAAAGAATGCATGGCGTTACTTCTAAATAATCTAAAAGATCGCAAAATTGATACCGTTGTAGGGGTAGAGAGCAGGGGATTCTTTTTTGCTACTTTACTGGCTTATGAACTTTTTGCCGGTTTTGTACCGGTTCGTAAACCTAAGAAATTGCCATACAAGACGATTTCTGCCTCTTACGAGCTGGAATATGGTACTGATACACTCGAGGTTCATAGTGATGCTATAAAGCCGGGAGATCGCGTTTTAATACATGATGATGTTCTTGCAACAGGTGGAACGGCTAAAGCAGTTTGTGAGTTGGTAGAAAGACTGGGTGGAGAAATTGTGCAATGTAATTTTCTTATGGAACTATCGTTCCTTAATGGTAGAGAGAAATTAGGCAATCGAGAAGTATACGCGCCATTAGTGTATTAA
- a CDS encoding SsrA-binding protein has translation MFKILAKLNHWLLPNYTKEQLDLAKATKLQKAIVAWKYYVTTRSLD, from the coding sequence ATGTTTAAAATACTAGCAAAACTAAACCATTGGCTTCTGCCAAACTACACAAAAGAGCAGCTTGACCTTGCTAAAGCGACAAAACTTCAAAAAGCAATTGTTGCCTGGAAATACTATGTTACCACCCGCTCATTGGATTAA
- a CDS encoding resolvase codes for MMLAFYLAAPEVENDRRALNTFHGIRRARKEGRYMGMAPYGFANKVTEDGKKYIAPVPKDAAMVTWIFEQIAKEAFSTESIYHLAKDRGLKMTKSNFWVMLRNPLYAGKIIVPKYKDEEEIWVNGQHESIISEGLFYRVQDVLDGKKRTYRPKALTTENFPLRGFFMCPQCGSKLTGSKCKGRHKYYFYYHCDKVCKYRINSDVANQLFTEQLNRYKPIAAVKKLYTAVLLEAYREHTGSVSSEKRKALEQITEYEKKLSSARNLLVTEKIDVDDYNIMKNEYRTIIQKLERQLSEVSDDRVSIEQLMNKGIDNLLKLGGALEKTSLSEARDLIGLIYPENFTFRGNDFQTARVNEIVNCIYLVNNELQAKKTGQKTILSLCPE; via the coding sequence ATGATGTTAGCATTTTATCTTGCTGCACCTGAGGTAGAAAATGACAGACGGGCACTCAACACTTTTCATGGTATACGAAGGGCCAGGAAAGAGGGACGTTATATGGGAATGGCACCCTATGGTTTCGCAAATAAGGTTACTGAAGACGGGAAAAAATATATTGCACCTGTCCCAAAAGATGCAGCTATGGTAACCTGGATCTTTGAGCAAATAGCTAAGGAGGCCTTCAGTACGGAGTCTATCTATCATTTGGCAAAAGATAGAGGACTGAAGATGACCAAAAGTAACTTTTGGGTGATGCTACGAAATCCTCTATATGCCGGTAAAATAATTGTACCTAAATACAAGGATGAGGAGGAGATCTGGGTTAATGGTCAGCACGAGTCAATTATAAGTGAAGGATTGTTTTACCGTGTACAGGACGTCCTCGACGGTAAAAAAAGAACCTACAGGCCCAAAGCGCTAACAACTGAAAATTTCCCTCTCAGGGGATTCTTTATGTGCCCACAGTGCGGCAGTAAGCTAACAGGAAGCAAATGCAAAGGCCGGCATAAATATTATTTCTACTACCATTGCGACAAAGTATGCAAGTATCGTATTAATTCGGATGTTGCCAATCAACTATTCACCGAACAGCTTAATAGGTACAAGCCTATAGCTGCAGTAAAAAAGCTCTATACTGCAGTTTTGCTTGAGGCATATCGTGAACATACCGGATCCGTTTCTTCCGAAAAGAGAAAGGCACTGGAACAAATCACAGAATATGAGAAAAAGCTTTCTTCAGCAAGGAATCTTCTGGTTACTGAAAAGATTGATGTAGATGATTATAACATCATGAAAAACGAGTACAGGACAATTATCCAAAAATTAGAAAGGCAGCTTAGTGAGGTAAGTGATGACAGGGTAAGTATCGAACAGCTTATGAATAAAGGGATTGACAACCTTTTAAAACTAGGAGGGGCACTTGAAAAAACTTCATTAAGTGAAGCGCGTGACCTGATTGGTTTAATTTATCCCGAAAATTTCACTTTTCGCGGAAACGATTTCCAAACCGCTCGAGTCAATGAAATAGTCAACTGTATTTATTTGGTAAACAATGAGTTACAAGCAAAAAAAACGGGACAAAAGACGATTTTATCGCTTTGTCCCGAGTAG
- a CDS encoding transporter — protein MLFLLLSICCSVAVGILFKISRRYNVTIPQVVTWNYVFAILLCYLFFSPDTSEVNTSSPWAIYAPLMLLMPSIFLFLALSIKHMGIVKTDTAQRLSLFIPILAAWFIFKEDFNTLKIIGLCVGFPAILMILSRQDTNKSNNWIYPAIVLIGFGIVDILFKQIALYTTLAYTTSLFIVFCGSLVVSAIAATIQIVSGKQKFGVVNLAFGALIGIFNFGNILFYLKAHKAFAENPSTVFAAMNMGVIILGSLAGIIIFKEKVTKLNYFGLFLALTAIVIITLSQIYK, from the coding sequence ATGCTGTTTTTACTACTAAGTATATGCTGCAGTGTAGCAGTTGGAATACTATTTAAAATATCAAGACGCTATAATGTTACTATTCCGCAAGTGGTTACGTGGAATTATGTTTTCGCGATACTGCTATGTTATCTCTTTTTTAGCCCTGATACCAGCGAAGTTAACACATCTTCTCCATGGGCTATTTATGCACCTTTAATGCTGCTGATGCCCTCTATCTTTTTGTTTCTGGCGTTATCTATAAAACACATGGGAATTGTTAAGACAGATACCGCCCAACGCCTCTCATTATTTATTCCTATACTGGCGGCATGGTTCATTTTTAAAGAAGATTTCAATACGCTAAAAATCATAGGGCTTTGTGTGGGTTTCCCTGCTATTTTGATGATCCTTTCCAGGCAGGATACTAACAAAAGCAACAACTGGATATACCCTGCCATTGTACTTATCGGCTTTGGAATTGTAGACATTCTTTTTAAACAGATCGCTCTCTATACAACATTAGCCTACACTACATCATTGTTCATTGTTTTTTGCGGATCGTTAGTAGTAAGTGCTATAGCAGCTACCATTCAGATTGTCTCCGGAAAGCAAAAATTTGGTGTTGTTAACCTTGCGTTTGGGGCGTTGATTGGTATTTTTAATTTCGGGAATATACTTTTCTACCTGAAAGCACATAAGGCATTTGCCGAAAATCCATCTACGGTTTTCGCTGCTATGAACATGGGTGTAATTATACTCGGAAGCTTAGCCGGCATCATCATTTTTAAAGAAAAAGTGACAAAACTAAATTATTTCGGACTCTTTTTAGCACTGACTGCCATTGTAATTATTACGCTTTCGCAGATTTACAAGTAA
- a CDS encoding transcriptional regulator has translation MQKLTNKEEEIMHILWKLEKAFVKDVLMEIEDDKPHYNTLSTIIRNLEEKGYVSHNAYGNTHQYFPKVSKEDYRKGFMNNAIENYFNNSYKSMISFFAKEEKISADELREILDMIEKKE, from the coding sequence ATGCAAAAGTTAACCAACAAGGAAGAAGAAATAATGCATATACTATGGAAGCTCGAAAAAGCTTTCGTTAAAGATGTGCTGATGGAAATTGAGGACGACAAGCCTCATTACAACACCCTGTCTACTATAATAAGAAACCTTGAAGAAAAAGGGTATGTTAGCCATAATGCCTACGGCAACACACACCAGTATTTCCCCAAAGTCAGTAAAGAAGATTACAGGAAAGGTTTTATGAACAATGCCATTGAGAATTACTTTAATAATTCTTATAAAAGCATGATATCCTTTTTCGCAAAGGAAGAGAAAATAAGCGCCGATGAGCTTCGTGAAATTCTTGATATGATCGAAAAAAAGGAATGA
- a CDS encoding cystathionine beta-lyase: MKESTQILHSIPVDPLTGSISTPIYQTSTFVQDAPGVHKGYDYARSNNPTRKVLEDIIAKLENGTNGYAFASGLAAIDAVIKLLEAGDEVIAVDDIYGGAFRLFTHIYQKFGISIKYVDTTNAENVAAAVTDKTKLIWIESPTNPTLKISDIRAIAATAKANNILLCVDNTFASPAAQKPIDLGADIVVHSATKYLSGHSDIIAGLVVTSTQELGDKIKFIQNASGAILGPFDSWLAIRGIETLTLRIKQHAENAQKIAEFLLEEKLIKNVYYPGLPSHHNHEIAKSQQKYFGGVIAFDLVIDDKEIASAIVSNTKLFKLAESLGGVKSLCCLPCEMTHKSIPTEKRYSSGVTDSLIRLSVGLEDADDLIADLKQALETAVKQSTNKNATAAV, translated from the coding sequence ATGAAAGAGTCAACTCAAATCTTACACAGCATTCCGGTAGATCCATTAACAGGTTCAATCTCTACTCCAATTTATCAAACATCTACATTCGTTCAGGACGCTCCCGGTGTTCATAAAGGATATGATTATGCACGAAGCAATAACCCAACCCGTAAAGTTCTTGAAGACATTATTGCAAAACTTGAAAACGGTACAAACGGTTACGCTTTTGCGAGCGGACTTGCAGCAATTGATGCAGTTATAAAACTTCTTGAAGCAGGAGACGAAGTTATTGCTGTAGACGATATCTACGGAGGTGCGTTTAGATTATTCACCCATATTTACCAGAAATTTGGTATCAGCATTAAATATGTAGATACTACGAATGCAGAAAACGTTGCTGCTGCCGTTACCGATAAAACTAAACTTATCTGGATCGAGTCGCCAACAAACCCAACACTTAAAATTTCAGACATCAGGGCTATTGCAGCTACGGCAAAAGCAAACAACATTCTACTTTGCGTAGACAACACATTTGCATCGCCTGCAGCTCAAAAACCGATTGACCTTGGTGCTGACATCGTTGTACACAGTGCTACAAAATACCTTTCAGGACACAGCGACATTATTGCAGGTCTGGTTGTTACTTCAACTCAGGAATTAGGAGACAAAATTAAGTTCATCCAGAATGCATCAGGTGCTATACTGGGGCCATTTGACAGCTGGTTAGCTATCCGCGGTATCGAAACATTAACGCTTCGTATTAAGCAACATGCTGAAAACGCTCAGAAAATTGCTGAATTCCTTCTTGAAGAAAAACTCATTAAGAACGTTTACTATCCTGGATTGCCATCGCACCACAACCACGAAATTGCAAAAAGCCAACAGAAATATTTTGGTGGCGTAATTGCTTTTGACCTTGTAATTGACGATAAAGAAATTGCTTCTGCAATTGTAAGCAACACTAAGCTATTCAAACTTGCTGAAAGCCTTGGCGGTGTTAAAAGCCTTTGTTGCCTACCGTGCGAGATGACTCATAAATCTATCCCTACAGAGAAACGTTACAGTTCTGGTGTTACCGATAGCCTTATTCGTTTATCTGTTGGTCTTGAAGACGCCGACGATCTTATTGCAGACTTAAAACAAGCGCTGGAAACAGCGGTAAAACAAAGTACTAACAAGAACGCAACTGCTGCTGTATAA
- a CDS encoding homoserine dehydrogenase, with product MSRKTLNIGLYGFGCVGFGLYEVLQKTPGLKANIKNICVKDKNKPREIGIENFTFDKNDILNDEEINVVVELIDDADAAFEIVSEALKRGKAVVSANKKMIAEHFTELLELQEKYNVPLLYEAAACASMPIIRNLEEYYDNDLLESIEGIVNGSTNYILTKTFAENLSYEVALKEAQDKGFAESNPILDTGGFDAKYKLLILLAHSFGYIAKPADIFNIGIDGIGSLELKYAREKGLKIKLIAQAFKGTDGQLSAFVIPKFVSPDERLYTVDDVFNGVLTKTSFADTQFFVGKGAGAHPTASAVLSDISALSYNYRYEYKKIRQQENLILSDNVNLKVLLRHKKEDADTFKQQFLTIEEAYTNNELGYITGTITLENLKKIQAGNTGDRSFILLNVVTEKEAANAEPALAL from the coding sequence ATGTCAAGAAAAACTTTAAATATAGGCCTTTATGGTTTTGGATGTGTAGGCTTTGGACTTTACGAAGTACTGCAAAAAACACCCGGACTTAAAGCTAACATAAAAAACATTTGTGTTAAGGATAAAAACAAACCAAGAGAGATTGGTATTGAGAATTTTACCTTCGACAAAAATGATATCCTGAATGATGAAGAGATCAATGTAGTTGTTGAACTTATTGATGATGCCGATGCCGCTTTCGAAATTGTATCTGAAGCACTTAAAAGAGGTAAAGCTGTAGTATCTGCTAACAAAAAAATGATTGCAGAGCATTTTACCGAATTACTGGAACTTCAGGAAAAATATAATGTTCCGTTATTATATGAAGCTGCAGCTTGTGCAAGTATGCCTATTATACGTAATCTTGAAGAGTATTATGATAATGACCTTTTGGAATCTATTGAAGGTATTGTAAATGGTTCAACCAATTACATACTGACAAAGACTTTTGCTGAAAACCTATCGTATGAGGTGGCATTAAAAGAAGCACAGGATAAAGGTTTTGCAGAAAGCAACCCGATACTTGACACAGGTGGATTTGATGCGAAATACAAACTGCTTATACTTCTTGCGCATTCATTTGGTTACATCGCGAAACCAGCTGATATCTTTAATATTGGTATTGACGGAATCGGTAGCCTGGAACTAAAATATGCACGTGAAAAAGGACTTAAGATTAAACTTATTGCACAGGCATTTAAAGGAACAGACGGTCAGTTATCAGCTTTTGTAATACCTAAATTTGTATCGCCGGACGAACGCCTTTATACTGTAGATGATGTATTTAATGGCGTGCTTACCAAAACAAGCTTTGCCGACACTCAGTTCTTTGTAGGTAAAGGAGCAGGTGCACACCCAACAGCTTCAGCAGTATTGTCTGATATATCTGCCTTAAGTTATAATTACAGGTATGAATACAAGAAAATAAGACAGCAGGAAAACCTTATCCTTTCGGATAACGTAAATTTAAAAGTACTGTTAAGGCATAAAAAAGAGGATGCCGATACCTTTAAACAACAGTTCCTTACCATTGAGGAAGCTTACACAAACAATGAGCTTGGCTACATAACAGGAACAATAACATTGGAAAATCTTAAAAAGATTCAGGCAGGGAATACCGGGGACAGATCATTTATATTATTAAATGTAGTTACCGAAAAAGAAGCAGCAAATGCTGAACCTGCCCTGGCTTTATAA
- a CDS encoding MFS transporter, translating into MLQQSFSRYINNFRGFSREVWILAIITFINRAGTMVFPFLSKYLKEDLNFTYGQVGWIMVCFGAGSMLGSWIGGKLSDKIGFYKVMVFSMLISGASFFIIQYITTFYALCIAMFSIMVVADMFRPAMFVSLGTYAKPENRTRAFTLVRLAVNFGFMAGPALGGLIILGIGYKGLFWADGISCISSILVFMLLVKEKKKAKEEIDVTETIENTRSITNDKPFWLFLFCSFIGAMVFFQLFTTLPLYHKEQYGLSEFHTGLLMSFNGLLVLLCEMPIVGYIERKKIQKIKPIALGALLMGVSYLALLFQGWVGILIISMAIISYAVFCLKKKTNGFAMERAPRGSEGQYMGYYTMTFSLAHIVSGKTGLEIIAHWGYMANWIVMGLLGILAAIALIILQRILLKENT; encoded by the coding sequence ATGCTCCAGCAATCATTTTCCCGCTACATAAATAATTTTCGTGGTTTTTCCCGCGAGGTTTGGATACTTGCCATCATAACCTTCATCAACCGTGCAGGTACAATGGTGTTTCCTTTTCTTTCAAAATACCTTAAAGAAGATCTCAATTTTACCTACGGACAAGTTGGATGGATCATGGTTTGCTTTGGTGCAGGCTCGATGTTAGGATCATGGATTGGAGGTAAACTATCAGATAAGATAGGTTTCTATAAAGTGATGGTTTTCAGCATGCTTATTAGCGGAGCATCGTTCTTTATTATTCAGTATATAACCACTTTTTACGCGTTGTGTATTGCGATGTTTAGCATAATGGTTGTTGCCGATATGTTTCGTCCTGCAATGTTTGTTTCATTGGGCACATATGCTAAACCGGAAAACCGAACAAGGGCATTTACATTAGTAAGACTCGCGGTGAATTTTGGTTTTATGGCAGGGCCTGCTTTGGGTGGACTTATAATTTTAGGCATAGGATATAAAGGATTATTTTGGGCAGATGGTATATCGTGCATATCATCTATATTGGTTTTTATGTTACTGGTAAAAGAGAAAAAGAAAGCCAAAGAAGAAATAGATGTAACAGAGACGATAGAAAATACAAGATCTATTACTAATGACAAACCATTTTGGCTTTTCCTGTTTTGCAGTTTTATTGGTGCTATGGTGTTTTTCCAGTTGTTTACTACGCTCCCGCTGTACCACAAAGAGCAATACGGACTATCTGAATTCCATACAGGACTCCTAATGTCCTTCAACGGATTGTTAGTACTTCTGTGTGAAATGCCAATTGTAGGTTATATAGAGCGTAAAAAAATTCAAAAGATAAAACCTATAGCCCTCGGCGCATTACTTATGGGTGTAAGCTATCTGGCACTGCTATTTCAGGGCTGGGTAGGAATACTTATTATAAGCATGGCTATAATCTCGTATGCCGTCTTCTGCTTGAAAAAAAAAACTAACGGATTTGCAATGGAACGCGCACCCCGTGGCAGCGAGGGTCAATATATGGGTTACTATACAATGACTTTTAGCCTTGCTCATATTGTAAGCGGTAAAACCGGACTTGAAATTATTGCCCACTGGGGCTACATGGCCAACTGGATTGTTATGGGACTTCTCGGTATACTTGCCGCAATAGCCCTTATTATTCTTCAGCGAATACTCCTCAAAGAAAACACATAG